In Parasteatoda tepidariorum isolate YZ-2023 chromosome 2, CAS_Ptep_4.0, whole genome shotgun sequence, one DNA window encodes the following:
- the LOC107453701 gene encoding matrix metalloproteinase-21 isoform X1, with amino-acid sequence MLWTLTETKYFLIFFVSLISLVICEEFFHRRNREDNIQYRHIEDKNIVTSTEKAEEILKRYGYLRCGFSKRKGSGSKPRERKSGRKCSNEEIRQAIRRYQNAYNIPVTGKLDQSTLRLMSESRCGNPDDENKASRYKPMIHLKKRHWKKSHSYQQLSRHRREIRTDDRWLHKMSFNEIIEPSDGIQSSIFASKTHRDLLDHPTLTDKVNSDHLQIPSVTMEQHIDRINDRSENFVNFHQSDHQQTPIYDLVLRKRKPSFEEPLPPGTSITRRKRWLEQYLKDLETGELDKRLEVQQKELKKLRKKRSLASGVEGQSFTSEVVTWRLIGSAYSNQLTVNTQRAALALAFRMWGEVIPIVFQEDIRSPVDDVDVLIAFGRGEHLNCPNHFDGFGGQLSHAIKMAANAEIHVDDDEFLTVGSDQGTNLVKVAVHEVGHALGLFHTSRNYSIMYAIYSQVIPNNNFELGWEDRKLVQDIYGICKVRFNTVFDWVRRRPDGQLIYNTYFFRENRYWMYENRYNRTRYGDPLNILPEWKGIPDNIDGYAHVWTYTEDSAYFFKGHKFWIYNSAEDKVASGYPKNISSEFRAIKGSSFPNIPGNLDSIFFDKRDGNLYFFKGHTVYAYDVNKGREGCCLPGYPKHIHQEFPSVNKDSALPSHLDAVYYSYTDRSMYFFKGTHYWHNIAFNPLDRRRTNKVKGPWLISSKWYDICDVQV; translated from the exons gaaattttgaaaagatacgGTTACCTGAGGTGTGgtttttccaaaagaaaaggTTCTGGTTCTAAGCCTAGAGAAAGAAAATCTGGTCGAAAATGTTCCAACGAAGAAATTCGCCAAGCTATTCGAAGATATCAGAATGCATACAACATACCCGTTACTGGAAAACTGGATCAATCAACTCTTCGCCTTATGAGCGAATCAAGATGTGGAAACCCAGATGACGAGAATAAAGCCTCTCGCTACAAACCCATGATTCATTTGAAGAAGAGGC ATTGGAAGAAAAGTCATAGTTACCAACAGTTATCAAGGCACCGAAGAGAAATCAGAACAGATGACCGATGGCTGCATAAAATGTCCTTCAACGAAATAATTGAACCTTCGGATGGCATCCAATCAAGCATTTTCGCTTCCAAAACACACAGAGATTTACTAGACCATCCAACTCTTACTGATAAAGTAAATTCTGATCATTTACAAATTCCATCAGTGACAATGGAGCAACACATAGACAGAATCAATGACAGatcagaaaattttgttaactttcACCAATCTGACCATCAACAAACACCAATATACGATTTAGTTCTGAGAAAAAGGAAACCATCATTTGAGGAACCCTTACCTCCAGGTACTTCAATCACCCGAAGGAAGAGATGGTTGGAACAGTATTTAAAAGATTTGGAAACTGGCGAACTAGATAAAAGACTGGAGGTACAACAGaaggaattaaaaaagttgagaaagAAAAGGTCGTTGGCATCTGGTGTTGAAGGGCAATCCTTTACTAGT GAAGTGGTTACTTGGAGACTGATTGGATCCGCATACAGCAATCAACTGACAGTAAATACACAAAGAGCAGCACTTGCACTTGCTTTTCGAATGTGGGGAGAAGTAATTCCAATAGTTTTTCAAGAAGATATTCGATCACCTGTTGATGACGTCGATGTTCTTATTGCATTTGGAAGAG GTGAACATCTGAACTGCCCAAATCACTTTGATGGATTTGGTGGACAGCTATCTCACGCTATTAAAATGGCCGCAAATGCTGAAATCCATGTCGACGACGACGAATTCTTAACAGTAGGATCAGATCAGGGAACTAATTTAGTCAAAGTAGCTGTGCATGAAGTAGGACATGCCCTAGGTTTATTTCACACATCCAGAAATTACTCCATTATGTATGCAATCTATTCTCAAGTTAtacctaataataattttgaacttgGTTGGGAAGATAGAAAACTAGTACAAGATATTTATG GTATTTGTAAAGTTCGCTTCAATACGGTTTTCGATTGGGTCAGACGAAGGCCAGATGGACAACTGATctacaatacatattttttccgtGAAAACCGTTATTGGATGTATGAAAACAGATACAATAGGACGAGGTACGGTGATCCACTGAACATTTTACCCGAATGGAAGGGTATTCCGGATAATATTGACGGTTATGCCCATGTTTGGACATATACAGAAGATTcggcttatttttttaaag GTCATAAATTCTGGATATACAACAGTGCTGAAGACAAAGTAGCGAGTGGTTATCCAAAGAACATATCATCTGAGTTCAGGGCGATTAAGGGGAGTTCATTTCCCAACATACCTGGAAACTTGGACagcatattttttgataaaagagaTGGAAATCTGTATTTCTTTAAAGGTCATACG GTATATGCTTACGATGTGAACAAAGGAAGAGAAGGCTGTTGCTTACCAGGTTATCCAAAGCATATCCATCAAGAGTTTCCAAGTGTCAACAAAGATTCAGCTTTACCATCTCATCTAGATGCCGTCTATTACTCTTACACGGACAGATCGATGTATTTCTTTAAGGGAACTCATTACTGGCATAACATCGCTTTCAATCCATTGGATAGAAGGAGAACAAACAAAGTAAAAGGTCCGTGGTTGATATCCTCTAAATGGTATGATATATGTGATGTTCAAGTGTAG
- the LOC107453701 gene encoding matrix metalloproteinase-21 isoform X2 — protein MCYISNNEKLYFKSKTDENNFSNFEILKRYGYLRCGFSKRKGSGSKPRERKSGRKCSNEEIRQAIRRYQNAYNIPVTGKLDQSTLRLMSESRCGNPDDENKASRYKPMIHLKKRHWKKSHSYQQLSRHRREIRTDDRWLHKMSFNEIIEPSDGIQSSIFASKTHRDLLDHPTLTDKVNSDHLQIPSVTMEQHIDRINDRSENFVNFHQSDHQQTPIYDLVLRKRKPSFEEPLPPGTSITRRKRWLEQYLKDLETGELDKRLEVQQKELKKLRKKRSLASGVEGQSFTSEVVTWRLIGSAYSNQLTVNTQRAALALAFRMWGEVIPIVFQEDIRSPVDDVDVLIAFGRGEHLNCPNHFDGFGGQLSHAIKMAANAEIHVDDDEFLTVGSDQGTNLVKVAVHEVGHALGLFHTSRNYSIMYAIYSQVIPNNNFELGWEDRKLVQDIYGICKVRFNTVFDWVRRRPDGQLIYNTYFFRENRYWMYENRYNRTRYGDPLNILPEWKGIPDNIDGYAHVWTYTEDSAYFFKGHKFWIYNSAEDKVASGYPKNISSEFRAIKGSSFPNIPGNLDSIFFDKRDGNLYFFKGHTVYAYDVNKGREGCCLPGYPKHIHQEFPSVNKDSALPSHLDAVYYSYTDRSMYFFKGTHYWHNIAFNPLDRRRTNKVKGPWLISSKWYDICDVQV, from the exons ATGTGCTACATTTCCAACAAtgaaaagctatattttaagaGCAAAACTGACGAAAACaacttttctaatttt gaaattttgaaaagatacgGTTACCTGAGGTGTGgtttttccaaaagaaaaggTTCTGGTTCTAAGCCTAGAGAAAGAAAATCTGGTCGAAAATGTTCCAACGAAGAAATTCGCCAAGCTATTCGAAGATATCAGAATGCATACAACATACCCGTTACTGGAAAACTGGATCAATCAACTCTTCGCCTTATGAGCGAATCAAGATGTGGAAACCCAGATGACGAGAATAAAGCCTCTCGCTACAAACCCATGATTCATTTGAAGAAGAGGC ATTGGAAGAAAAGTCATAGTTACCAACAGTTATCAAGGCACCGAAGAGAAATCAGAACAGATGACCGATGGCTGCATAAAATGTCCTTCAACGAAATAATTGAACCTTCGGATGGCATCCAATCAAGCATTTTCGCTTCCAAAACACACAGAGATTTACTAGACCATCCAACTCTTACTGATAAAGTAAATTCTGATCATTTACAAATTCCATCAGTGACAATGGAGCAACACATAGACAGAATCAATGACAGatcagaaaattttgttaactttcACCAATCTGACCATCAACAAACACCAATATACGATTTAGTTCTGAGAAAAAGGAAACCATCATTTGAGGAACCCTTACCTCCAGGTACTTCAATCACCCGAAGGAAGAGATGGTTGGAACAGTATTTAAAAGATTTGGAAACTGGCGAACTAGATAAAAGACTGGAGGTACAACAGaaggaattaaaaaagttgagaaagAAAAGGTCGTTGGCATCTGGTGTTGAAGGGCAATCCTTTACTAGT GAAGTGGTTACTTGGAGACTGATTGGATCCGCATACAGCAATCAACTGACAGTAAATACACAAAGAGCAGCACTTGCACTTGCTTTTCGAATGTGGGGAGAAGTAATTCCAATAGTTTTTCAAGAAGATATTCGATCACCTGTTGATGACGTCGATGTTCTTATTGCATTTGGAAGAG GTGAACATCTGAACTGCCCAAATCACTTTGATGGATTTGGTGGACAGCTATCTCACGCTATTAAAATGGCCGCAAATGCTGAAATCCATGTCGACGACGACGAATTCTTAACAGTAGGATCAGATCAGGGAACTAATTTAGTCAAAGTAGCTGTGCATGAAGTAGGACATGCCCTAGGTTTATTTCACACATCCAGAAATTACTCCATTATGTATGCAATCTATTCTCAAGTTAtacctaataataattttgaacttgGTTGGGAAGATAGAAAACTAGTACAAGATATTTATG GTATTTGTAAAGTTCGCTTCAATACGGTTTTCGATTGGGTCAGACGAAGGCCAGATGGACAACTGATctacaatacatattttttccgtGAAAACCGTTATTGGATGTATGAAAACAGATACAATAGGACGAGGTACGGTGATCCACTGAACATTTTACCCGAATGGAAGGGTATTCCGGATAATATTGACGGTTATGCCCATGTTTGGACATATACAGAAGATTcggcttatttttttaaag GTCATAAATTCTGGATATACAACAGTGCTGAAGACAAAGTAGCGAGTGGTTATCCAAAGAACATATCATCTGAGTTCAGGGCGATTAAGGGGAGTTCATTTCCCAACATACCTGGAAACTTGGACagcatattttttgataaaagagaTGGAAATCTGTATTTCTTTAAAGGTCATACG GTATATGCTTACGATGTGAACAAAGGAAGAGAAGGCTGTTGCTTACCAGGTTATCCAAAGCATATCCATCAAGAGTTTCCAAGTGTCAACAAAGATTCAGCTTTACCATCTCATCTAGATGCCGTCTATTACTCTTACACGGACAGATCGATGTATTTCTTTAAGGGAACTCATTACTGGCATAACATCGCTTTCAATCCATTGGATAGAAGGAGAACAAACAAAGTAAAAGGTCCGTGGTTGATATCCTCTAAATGGTATGATATATGTGATGTTCAAGTGTAG
- the LOC107453701 gene encoding matrix metalloproteinase-21 isoform X3 encodes MSESRCGNPDDENKASRYKPMIHLKKRHWKKSHSYQQLSRHRREIRTDDRWLHKMSFNEIIEPSDGIQSSIFASKTHRDLLDHPTLTDKVNSDHLQIPSVTMEQHIDRINDRSENFVNFHQSDHQQTPIYDLVLRKRKPSFEEPLPPGTSITRRKRWLEQYLKDLETGELDKRLEVQQKELKKLRKKRSLASGVEGQSFTSEVVTWRLIGSAYSNQLTVNTQRAALALAFRMWGEVIPIVFQEDIRSPVDDVDVLIAFGRGEHLNCPNHFDGFGGQLSHAIKMAANAEIHVDDDEFLTVGSDQGTNLVKVAVHEVGHALGLFHTSRNYSIMYAIYSQVIPNNNFELGWEDRKLVQDIYGICKVRFNTVFDWVRRRPDGQLIYNTYFFRENRYWMYENRYNRTRYGDPLNILPEWKGIPDNIDGYAHVWTYTEDSAYFFKGHKFWIYNSAEDKVASGYPKNISSEFRAIKGSSFPNIPGNLDSIFFDKRDGNLYFFKGHTVYAYDVNKGREGCCLPGYPKHIHQEFPSVNKDSALPSHLDAVYYSYTDRSMYFFKGTHYWHNIAFNPLDRRRTNKVKGPWLISSKWYDICDVQV; translated from the exons ATGAGCGAATCAAGATGTGGAAACCCAGATGACGAGAATAAAGCCTCTCGCTACAAACCCATGATTCATTTGAAGAAGAGGC ATTGGAAGAAAAGTCATAGTTACCAACAGTTATCAAGGCACCGAAGAGAAATCAGAACAGATGACCGATGGCTGCATAAAATGTCCTTCAACGAAATAATTGAACCTTCGGATGGCATCCAATCAAGCATTTTCGCTTCCAAAACACACAGAGATTTACTAGACCATCCAACTCTTACTGATAAAGTAAATTCTGATCATTTACAAATTCCATCAGTGACAATGGAGCAACACATAGACAGAATCAATGACAGatcagaaaattttgttaactttcACCAATCTGACCATCAACAAACACCAATATACGATTTAGTTCTGAGAAAAAGGAAACCATCATTTGAGGAACCCTTACCTCCAGGTACTTCAATCACCCGAAGGAAGAGATGGTTGGAACAGTATTTAAAAGATTTGGAAACTGGCGAACTAGATAAAAGACTGGAGGTACAACAGaaggaattaaaaaagttgagaaagAAAAGGTCGTTGGCATCTGGTGTTGAAGGGCAATCCTTTACTAGT GAAGTGGTTACTTGGAGACTGATTGGATCCGCATACAGCAATCAACTGACAGTAAATACACAAAGAGCAGCACTTGCACTTGCTTTTCGAATGTGGGGAGAAGTAATTCCAATAGTTTTTCAAGAAGATATTCGATCACCTGTTGATGACGTCGATGTTCTTATTGCATTTGGAAGAG GTGAACATCTGAACTGCCCAAATCACTTTGATGGATTTGGTGGACAGCTATCTCACGCTATTAAAATGGCCGCAAATGCTGAAATCCATGTCGACGACGACGAATTCTTAACAGTAGGATCAGATCAGGGAACTAATTTAGTCAAAGTAGCTGTGCATGAAGTAGGACATGCCCTAGGTTTATTTCACACATCCAGAAATTACTCCATTATGTATGCAATCTATTCTCAAGTTAtacctaataataattttgaacttgGTTGGGAAGATAGAAAACTAGTACAAGATATTTATG GTATTTGTAAAGTTCGCTTCAATACGGTTTTCGATTGGGTCAGACGAAGGCCAGATGGACAACTGATctacaatacatattttttccgtGAAAACCGTTATTGGATGTATGAAAACAGATACAATAGGACGAGGTACGGTGATCCACTGAACATTTTACCCGAATGGAAGGGTATTCCGGATAATATTGACGGTTATGCCCATGTTTGGACATATACAGAAGATTcggcttatttttttaaag GTCATAAATTCTGGATATACAACAGTGCTGAAGACAAAGTAGCGAGTGGTTATCCAAAGAACATATCATCTGAGTTCAGGGCGATTAAGGGGAGTTCATTTCCCAACATACCTGGAAACTTGGACagcatattttttgataaaagagaTGGAAATCTGTATTTCTTTAAAGGTCATACG GTATATGCTTACGATGTGAACAAAGGAAGAGAAGGCTGTTGCTTACCAGGTTATCCAAAGCATATCCATCAAGAGTTTCCAAGTGTCAACAAAGATTCAGCTTTACCATCTCATCTAGATGCCGTCTATTACTCTTACACGGACAGATCGATGTATTTCTTTAAGGGAACTCATTACTGGCATAACATCGCTTTCAATCCATTGGATAGAAGGAGAACAAACAAAGTAAAAGGTCCGTGGTTGATATCCTCTAAATGGTATGATATATGTGATGTTCAAGTGTAG